The following coding sequences lie in one Pogoniulus pusillus isolate bPogPus1 chromosome 29, bPogPus1.pri, whole genome shotgun sequence genomic window:
- the R3HDML gene encoding peptidase inhibitor R3HDML, whose amino-acid sequence MASLHLHLCLTALGCCMAQQPSSFPLLNATELLSPAEGRAMGLPWGAGVPRGRRKRYLSPHDVGLVLDYHNQVRAQVSPPAANMEYMVWDEQLARAAEAWAARCLWDHGPPQLIKHVGQNLCIQSGRQRSVVDMVRSWHQEKQHYSFPHPRECSPRCPSKCSGSVCSHYTQMVWASSSRLGCALSSCTNIQVWGSTWRHATLLVCNYAIKGNWLGEAPYKVGRPCSACPPAYGGGCSNNMCFTGLRSNQVSWF is encoded by the exons ATGGCCTCGCTGCACCTGCACCTGtgcctcactgccctgggctgctgcatggctcagcagcccagctccttcccGCTGCTCAATGCCACCGAGCTCCTGTCCCCCGCCGAGGGCAGAGCCATGGGCCTGCCATGGGGCGCAGGGGTGCCCCGAGGCCGTCGGAAGCGCTACCTCTCCCCCCACGACGTGGGTCTAGTTTTGGACTATCACAACCAAGTGCGGGCACAGGTGTCGCCCCCGGCTGCCAACATGGAGTACATG GTGTGGGATGAGCAGCtggccagggcagcagaggcatgGGCTGCACGCTGCCTGTGGGATCACGGGCCCCCCCAGCTGATTAAACACGTGGGGCAGAACCTCTGCATCCAGTCGGGCAG GCAGCGCTCCGTGGTGGACATGGTGAGGTCGTGGcaccaggagaagcagcactactccttcccccacccccgtGAGTGCAGCCCCCGATGCCCCTCCAAATGCAGCGGCTCTGTCTGCAGCCACTACACACAG ATGGTGTGGGCATCCTCCAGCCGCCTgggctgtgccctcagcagctgcaccaACATACAGGTGTGGGGCAGCACATGGCGGCATGCCACCCTCCTCGTCTGCAACTACGCCATCAA gGGCAACTGGCTGGGAGAAGCGCCATACAAGGTGGGGCGGCCATGCTCAGCCTGCCCCCCCGCCTATGGTGGGGGCTGCTCCAACAACATGTGCTTCACCGGACTCAGATCCAACCAAGTCAGCTGGTTCTAG